The following DNA comes from Grus americana isolate bGruAme1 chromosome 22, bGruAme1.mat, whole genome shotgun sequence.
TTTATTTTGAGATAtgctgctgcccccagccccacgccagGCACGTGGGGGTTCAATAAATACTTCACCGTTAAACCCCCCCCTCCTTAAAAACCACTGAcaccccgtcccctccccgctCGCCCCCGCGGCCCCACTGGGGTGGCACCGGGGGCTGATTgtctggctgcagcccccctcCGCTCAAGTCTTCCCAGGATATGGGTGTTaaactgggagggggggggcacacaAGACCCCTTGTGCCCAGCTCCTCTGGCCTTGCagtgcccggggggggggtgtgtgagcCCCCCAGTGTGGCTCAGTTGCCATAGAAGCCATAGTAGCCGCCGTCAGCGCCCGGGTCCTTGTCATAGAGGTCCCCGttacggggcgggggggagctcTCGGTGCTGGAGGGGTACGGGGACACCCGCCGCCGCTTGCACTCATACAGCCCCGAGTCCGAGGAGTCGCCCGAGGTGGTggcggggggctcggggggccAGCCCTCcgcctccttccccttctcttcccgGGGCTCCCGGTACCAGCCcagagccccggggctgcccttGGGGCCGTACTGCCCggggctccagccccctgccaccccgaacccccccggcccctcgggGTAGTAGGGCAGGGGCGGGTGGGGGGCAGGCGGCAGGGCGAAGGGCTTCACCCCATAGGGCACCAGCTTgccccccccgtacccccctTCGTAGCCGCCGTACTCCAGCGCCCCGGTGGCGGGCGGTTGCTGGGGGGTGAAGTACCAGCGTGGGGGTTCCttggggggcagaggcagcggAGCCCCCCGCTCCCCACTGAAGAAGCGCCCGGGGGGCAGCGGGTACTGCTCAGGCAGGAAGGGCTGGAAGcggggagctggcaggagctgctggcaacCGGGGGCGTCCGGCGGAGACGGGGTGAGGCGGTCGCCCTCCGAGGTCGTGTACATCCTGGGGGGGACAAGGCAGGAGTGGGGGGGATGCCCTCCCTCCCGGCAGCCAGGGCCGGGGGGGACGGACACCAGCGGGAGGGCGGGGGGCCACTCACTGGTCAAAGTTGTCCCGGAAGCCTTTGGCAAAGGGGTTGTGGTCGATCTTCAGCTGGGTGATCTGGGGTGGGGGACACATGGAGCTGGGggggcctggggctgccagcctgcccccctcccccagggatgtcccccccatccctttTCCCTtgagcagcccccagcccagcacctgTGGGGCTCAGCCacagctggggggggcaggctgtgctgggggggctggggtgagTGCTGACATGGGATGCTGGGGGGCATGGCAGGGTGCTGGGATGCTGACGGGATGCAGGGGCTACTGGGTGGGGGCTACTGGGATGCTGAAGGGATTCAGGGGGAGGTACTGGCATGCTGAGGGGATGCGGGGGGAGGTACCAGGGATTGTGGCGATGCTGCAGAtaggggtgttggggggggggggccctgggggatGCCATCGGGGAGTCCCTGATGCTGGGGACCTtagagggtggggggggtgggggggtagATTACCAGGGGCTGCTCTGGGTGGGGGTTTACTGGGGTTCCTGTGATGCTGGGGCAATACTGGGGTGTATCAGTGGTTTCTGTGGCcctgggggggtgctggggttcCCACGCTGCTGGGGGGCTGTTTGTGGGGGTACCCCCGTGCTAGGGACCGGGGATGGTCTCGTACTCACATCGGCGTTCTGGTAGGCTGTGACAGCAATGAACTGGGTCTCGGGGAAGGCGAAGGTGTGGGTGTGCGGGGAGGGGTACGCCTCCTCGCCCTCCTTCACCTCCGTCACGTGCAGCCGGGGCTGGTACTTGTGCAGCGACTGCAGCACAATCatctggcgggggggggcagcgggaggGTCAGGGGGGGCACACAGGGACCCGGCACAGCCCGGCGCGGTGGCAGGACCCTTACCTGGCCAACGTTGTTGGACGCACCCTTGTTGTTGGTGAGCTTCAGCTTCCCAAAGGAGACCTCCTGCCGCATCCAGTGGGCGCCCGTGTTGGGCGAGTCGGGGTGCAGGTAGAGGCGGttccctggggagggggggggggcagcggggatgGGGTtaccccctgcccagccccaccaggaggaggaggaggaggaaggggatggggcggggggggccatACCTGGCATGTTGCCCTCAGCTTTGCCGCACTGCACCCACTTGCCGCCCTGGTAGCGCCAGTGATGCTGGTCCACCAGCACCACGTCCACGCAGACGGTGTAGTGGGCCACGGGGTTGAGCCCCGAGAGGTTGAAGCTGAGGAACGGGAACATGcgcctggggaggggacagaggtGCAGACGCCGTCAtgcacccccccggccccggctcaCCCCTGTTTGCAAGGGGCtgcatggggtgtgtgtgggggggtggctCTGCCTCGCAGAGTGGTGATGGGGAAACCGAGGCAGAGCGATGCCCGgctgtcccgtccccccccccgtacccGGCTGGGTGCCCGTGAGGAGGTGACTGACCCCGGCAGCTGGGGGATGCTCTCGGGGccgatcccccccccccccggcatcttcctccccctccccgagcACCTTCCGGATCGGAAACCAACACCACTGCTATTTCGGGCTGGGCGCCAGCCTGCGCCAAGGGCAGGAAGGGGACAGGACGGGACGGCTGGGGGGGACCCTGcggccccggggctgcagctgccacacccccccccccacctccatgGGACTGCACCCCGCTGTCCCCACACGCCCAGAGGGGGACCCCAAATCCTAGTCCTGGGGTGGGAGCTGACCCCACGCCTCCAAGGTCAGTCCCTCCTTTTCCATCACCGGCCCCAGTAGCCCCAGTTGCTGGCCCCAGTAGCCCCAGTTGCTGGCCCAGGCTCACAGTGGGGGCCTCAAGTCGTGGCTGGGGTGGCTTCttcagccccccaccccccccacccccaccagcAGAGCTCGGCTTTTCACCTGCGGCATTTCGGCACCCACTGGAGTTTTGGCTTTTTGCGGCCGGAGCTGGAaaccagccccagcacctccagcagccCCGACCCCGCTGCCCGGCCGCCCCGTTAGCATCACCCGTGATAACGAGCCATCGCCAGTGGGGAGCAGgacagaccccccccccacacacacacacagaccgACATGGGGCACACGGAgggcccccagccctcctcccagCTTTGCCTGGCTGAGACCCACACGGGGTGAGGGGGGGGATTCATCCTGACCGCCCCCCCAGGGGaagagggctgggggggccacagccctgcacacccccggccccctccctctctcctcgcctcttcctccctctcttggGCTGCGCCGCTTCCCGTGTGCCGGTACCCAGTGGGCGAGGGTGGGGGGCGGctggcagggtgtgggggggcTGGGTTCACCCCCGCTCCCCATTTCCTCGAAGCGCCGGCGTTTCTTATAAAGCGGGTGCCGGGGCTTCTCCGAAAGAGCCCCGGAAATCCTCGTcctgcgtggggctgggggcttcCGCCCCCCTTCCCCATGCCAGAGGGGAACCCACCCCCCCGGCCGGGTTTGGGCAGGGAGGGTGAGCTGCTCCCCGGCCGACCACCCGGCAGGAGCGAGGCGCAGAGCTGGCAGCggtgcccggccccggcggtGCCCACTCGCAGGAATCACCCCTGGAGGGGGAGCAGTGGGGGGGTTACTTTGCCTCCCCCCAcctgccctggcagctcccGGCCACCCCAGCCCCCCGTGCGCCGGGGTTTCCCACCAGTCCCAAGGCAGAGACCGGTGAGCTCATGACAGGGATGGCACGATGCACCAAGGGGGCTGCTGCGCCAGGGAGCTCAGCTGAGCTCCGGGGCTGCTGTCCTGCCCCTCCGCACCAGCCAGGGGGGCCGGGAGGGCCGAAACACGGGCGAGGAGCAGAGCAAGGTGCCGGGACAGGAGCGTGGGGGATCGGCCGCGGCCCCGGCAGGAAGCATGGCTTGGGCAGTGTCACGGCGCCGGGGAAGCGGCATGTGAAGAGCAGTGGAAAGAGCATGCACAGCCTGCACCGGGTGCCGCTGACTCAAAATTGCCTTTGcgagagagaggggaaaagaaaaagaaaaagaaagcagcgcTCGTGGCGAGGAGCTGCACACGTGCTCCTCGGGGCCGGGATGGACGCCAGCATCCCAGGTACCCCAGGGTCTGGCCGAGCCCTCGCAGCCCCCGTCCTGCCACTCGTGTGCCAAAAGCGGGTGGCCCCCCCGGGGCTCACATCTCCGGAGCGAGCGAGATGCGGCCGTATCGAGGGACGGTGTTCCTGCCACCGATAAAAACTGCAGCCACATCAAAGGGCGGCAGCGAGGGGCTGCGCTGCTTCCGAGCCCTCGCCGAGCTCTCGTAGGGTGCTGCCTCACCACCGCTGTGCTCTGGGTGCCAAAGCGGTAGCCGGCACCGGCTCCTGGCACACCAGCAAGCCGGGGCGATGGCTGGCCCCGTGGCGAGCAGCCAGGCTGGGTATTGCAccagccctgagctgctgcaaggagcagggaggaagaaaacagccttcttctggtttgggtttgttttttttttttttttgcacctcGCTTGCTCCGACGCTGCCGGTTCCACGGCTCCCCGAGCCTTGTGCTGCCGGTGGAGCAGAGAGAGTGTTATAGCTCAAACGCTGCCGTGGTGCAAACCACAGGGCTCGGCCAGGGCatgggagggcggggggggtaAGACCCGAAACCATGCACGCCTCgcgtttatttttaaatccccCGGTGCTCgagctcccagggctgctgctcgGGTAGGACTGGGTTCCCCTGGGTTTGGCCCCTGCGGTTTGGGAGGTGCCGTGGTGGGGTGCAGGATGCCCTGGCCagttcacacacacacccccgtgCACCCCAAAAGCCGGTGGGCACCTCTGGTTTCCCTCCCTCTGCATGTTTGTTTCTGGAGCTCTGGAAGGGGCTCCTGGCTCTCAAACCCCAAGGTTTGTCCCTGCATGAACCCCACAACTCGGGGGGGGTTGGGGACGGGACACGGGGCAGGGGAGccaggggacacggggaggtGGGGGCACACTGGCACATCCAGGGGAcgtgggtgtcaagaggatgcTAGGTGATACGGGACATTGGGGTCTCGGGGAtgcaaggagcagggacagggggtCCAGGATGAAGCCAGGTGGAGGGGAAATCTGGGGGCCAGCTGcctgcaacccccccccccagccagtggtgctccccctgcccagccctgcctgcacccctgaCAGCgcacggggggggggctgccggcTTCCTGAGCCGCCTCCTCTCCCAATGGCAACCCAGCGCGCCCCAGCCCCAGCGGCCACAAGAACCACGGCCGCGTGGGAGATCGGCGCAGCCCCCACCGCACGGCACAGCTGTACGGCACGGCGGCTCGGCATGGCGCGGTGACAGAGCATGGCtgcacggcatggcacggccGCATTGCACAGCTGTACGGCACGGTGGGTGCATGGCACAGCTACACGGCCACACGGCACAGCCGCACGGCACAGCCGCACGGCACAGCCTCCGACCCCGCAGAGTTGCCGGCCAGGCACcgggctcccccagcccagccagcgtgggaacagcagctgctggcctgGACAAACCATCCCCGAGTCCCCCccaaaaaggcaaaaccagccctTGTGTTCCCCCAAATGCATGGCCACTCCCCGCATCCCTCAAATCAAATCCAACCCTCGTGTTTGCCAAATGCAAACCCAGCCCTTGTGTCCGCAAAGTGATCCTCCACGTCCCCCCCCAAAGGCAACGCCAGCCCGCGTGTCCCCCAAATGCAAAGCCATCCCCAGCACCCTCTCCCAAGGCAATGCCATTCCTTGTGACCCCAAGTGCAAAGACagcccccgcacccccccaAAGGCAGCACCGTGTACCCCctaaaggcaaaaccagccccTGCGTCCCCCCAAAAGGTGAAGCCAGCCCCGGCTTTGACGCAGAAACGCACGGCAGGAATTCCCCAGGCCCTTTTCAGGCAGGGCGATGGCGAGGCCTCGGGGCTTTCTGCAGAAATCCTGCCCTGGCTGAGCCCCGAGAGCTGAGGGGTgcggaggagggatggggacctgCGTGGGAAACCggcaggaaattatttttgctgggGATGCGTGGGCATGGGACGGCGAGtcagagccagggcagaggggcaggagcgggcaggaAGGTGCCGGTGCGGGTAAATCCCAGTGCCCGAGCAGGTTCGCCCCGGTGCCGCCATCTCCCACCTGGCCTCAGGTCCTCtcgtggggacacgggggggctgcaccctggggacaccggcGAGGAGGGACCAGTGCAGCCCGGCAAGACAGGACAGCCGCACCCCCAGAGGGAAGGGACGTGTCCCCTGtcccagagccccccagccTGGTGGGTGCACGCGTCCCCCTCGAGCCCccactgtggggtttttcctgtgtctcagcagcactgcagcccagctctgcacacagaattttttgcaaaagcagcttGGGTTTGGGGGAAACGGATGTTTTGTGGCTCTGAGTTTGACATCTCCCTGGGCTGGGTTTGCTGtgagccccccccagcacacaccATGTCCCCCCCAGactccagcccctctgcagagCCATCGGGGGGATGGAGCTGGAAAAAGAGCCCCAAAATGGCCTGATTtcaggctgggagctggcagcagagcccagaCATGCAGCGGGGCAGAGGGGACGGGATCTCTGGGGGCACCCCAGTTTCCAGACCCTCAGCACCAGATCCTGAGCCGCCCTGACACAGTGGGGACGGGCACTGCCCCAGCATCTGGCACAACAgctggggaaagagaagaggaaagcaatggGTCAGATTTCGGCAGGTTCCTGTAAGGACCTGAATGATGGCGGGTGAAAAACAACCATCCAAGGGGCCCAATGTCCCTGCCACCCCCTTGGCTGATGCTGGGGACACGTCACCCCATTTGTGATGGTGCCGGTTTGCTGCCGAGCGGCCCCGAGCCCGGCGGGGGGAGCAGGTCTGGGAACGGCTGTGGCAAACCAAGCGGCCCTAACGTGTTTAGACTTCCAACACATTAAGCAGGTTGGTCTCAGCATCGAAGTGACACCGTCTGTCTCGGCcgagggagggaagaggatgTGGAGCATCGCTGCCGGCAGCCCCCGCACCCAGCCCCGGCGTTGGGCAGAAAGAGAACCCCTGGGCGGAGAAATGgtggcggggcaggggggggaatcactgcagcaggaagagctgggggggtctctgccagctgccctgcacGCAGCGGGTGTGCGCTGCCCTGTCTCCGCCACGCCACGGATTTTTGGGAGCCACAGCATAGCCCCTGAGCCTGATCCGGAAGGGGCTGAGCCCCATGCGCGGCCCTACCACGCTCACGCTCCCCTCCTTGCCCCAGCACGATCCCGCTGAGACAGCCCGGGGTCCGGCTCCCCCAACCCACATCACCCCGCCGTAGGGCTGAAGGACGGGCTCCGGGCGAGCATCAGCATTTCGGGGTCCCCTTGCTCCACGTCAGGGTGACTCCATGGCCCCCCAGGGCCTGTATCACACCCGGCCCCCTCCCAGACCCTGCAGGCAGGGGTGTTGgtaggggtggggggggacgtTAGCCCCCACATATCCCCCAACCCTGCCCCGGCAGGCCCCGGGCTCTCACTACTTGTTGCAGCGCTGAGCTCTGGATCCGACCCGTGGGTCGAGGCCGGACAAACGGACAAACGCTGCCTCCGGGCCCCCGGCACCGGCACCATCTCTGCGAACTTCCTGGCACAACAAACCTCGCCCAGACATGGGAGGTCTggacccccccctcccacctCGACAACCCCCCCAGACCCTCTTCTCCTTCCAACAAGCTTCAACTCCCCTACAAAATgaaacttggggggggggctctggtcCGCTTCACTCCcccacttttttcctttgcccaCAGAGAAATGCatcaccccaaaccccacagggACAGGGATCCCCTCTTGCACAGACCCACCCCCCTTGCACAGGCAGATGGGGACCCTCAGCCCCACAAATACCCCCCCACCATCACCTCCAGCCCTTTGGGGAGCCGAGGCAGGAACCTCCAGCCCCTCACCGCACcggccacccccagcccccccccagcctgtccCGTACCCTTCACTGCACCCCACTGCCCCGCACGCccaccccagcatccc
Coding sequences within:
- the TBX21 gene encoding T-box transcription factor TBX21; translated protein: MGALEPGTGAPRPAAPMLSGAASFAKEPPGPRDAAAAYYGDGGGPEPGAPPLPYGAPGGFGGRFLGPCPPYRAPPPPAAAPVEGYAVEGYAGTELYAGAEGAYAPGAAPLCPRAGPLCALPGYRAAGKVQVMLNNYPLWAKFHKHQTEMIITKQGRRMFPFLSFNLSGLNPVAHYTVCVDVVLVDQHHWRYQGGKWVQCGKAEGNMPGNRLYLHPDSPNTGAHWMRQEVSFGKLKLTNNKGASNNVGQMIVLQSLHKYQPRLHVTEVKEGEEAYPSPHTHTFAFPETQFIAVTAYQNADITQLKIDHNPFAKGFRDNFDQMYTTSEGDRLTPSPPDAPGCQQLLPAPRFQPFLPEQYPLPPGRFFSGERGAPLPLPPKEPPRWYFTPQQPPATGALEYGGYEGGYGGGKLVPYGVKPFALPPAPHPPLPYYPEGPGGFGVAGGWSPGQYGPKGSPGALGWYREPREEKGKEAEGWPPEPPATTSGDSSDSGLYECKRRRVSPYPSSTESSPPPRNGDLYDKDPGADGGYYGFYGN